The DNA sequence AGGATGCGATCGCCTCTATGCACGATTGGTTATCATTAGAGGTTTTGATGAACCTAATGGCTTTATTAAAGCCGTAGAGCGTCAATTAGAAAGTCTGAATATCTCAGCAAAGGTCAATTTAACCACTAAATCAGGAAAACCCATCCGCCGCACCATGAAAATAAAAGGAAGAACATTGATTGGTTTCGGGGTAGAAATCAGTGAATTAAGTGAAGACAATTCGATTTTACTTCAAGAACAAGGTATTGGCGGAAAGCATAAAATGGGATGTGGAGTATTTGTACCAATGTAAAAATCATTAATGAATAAAGCAAAAATTAACCTTAGTATTCATGCCCCAGATACAACAATCATTCATAGGGCTGGAATATTAGGATTATGGATGACATTAAAACAACTAGAAGCGGAATTTCCCCAACCACACGATTGTTTAGGGGGAATATGGTGGAATTTGACAAATGATAGTATTAGCATTGATTGGCAAGGGGAAGACTTAGAGGTTTTAGATTGGCTATTGAAACAATCTTTTCGACTAGATGATCGAGGTATTATTCAATTAACAGGATTGCAAAGAAAATCCATACCTTTAGAAAATCAAATACATCTACATCAAACAATTTTGGCTACTCTGTTACAGTACAATGGTTCTGTTCAACCATTAAAAAAAAGTTATTTTGAATCGGTAGATGTTCAAGTGGGAAATCTCAAATTAAGCCTTAGTTATAAACCACTGACTTCTTATTTCTACCAAAACTTTGCTTCTGAATTATGTGAGAAGAAAACCCAACAACTTAAGCAAAATCGTTATATTCCTATTGTTAGTCGTTTATATCCA is a window from the Cyanobacterium sp. Dongsha4 genome containing:
- the cas8a1 gene encoding type I-MYXAN CRISPR-associated Cas8a1/Cmx1: MNKAKINLSIHAPDTTIIHRAGILGLWMTLKQLEAEFPQPHDCLGGIWWNLTNDSISIDWQGEDLEVLDWLLKQSFRLDDRGIIQLTGLQRKSIPLENQIHLHQTILATLLQYNGSVQPLKKSYFESVDVQVGNLKLSLSYKPLTSYFYQNFASELCEKKTQQLKQNRYIPIVSRLYPGAIVQHDLIRAKNQCREKLEYAFALLFVPIASQFLVLSEEIKKQISSEKSHPTEYLMIIPETTNLENDN